A window of Aeromicrobium duanguangcaii genomic DNA:
GCCCGCAGGACAAGGTCGAGATCCTCGAGAAGTACGAGGGTCAGGCCGCCAAGGTCCAGCAGCAGTTCGACCGCGGTCTCATCACCGAGGACGAGCGTCGTCAGGAGCTCATCGAGATCTGGACCCAGGCCACGGCCGAGGTCGCCTCGACGATGGAGGAGCTGTTCAAGGCCAGCGGGGACAACCCGATCTGGATGATGGTCAACTCCGGTGCTCGCGGCAACATGATGCAGCTGCGTCAGATCGCCGCCATGCGAGGCCTGGTGGCGAACCCGAAGGGCGAGATCATCCCGCGCCCGATCAAGGCGAACTACCGCGAGGGCCTGTCGGTCGTCGAGTACTTCATCGCGACCCACGGTGCTCGTAAGGGCCTGGCCGACACCGCGCTGCGTACGGCCGACTCGGGTTACCTGACCCGTCGTCTGGTCGACGTCAGCCAGGACGTCATCATCCGCGAGGAGGACTGCGGCACCGAGCGTGGTCTGCCCAAGACGATCGCGACGCGACTCGACGACGGCACGCTCGTCGCCGCCGAGAACGTCGAGACGTCGGCCTACGCCCGCAACGCGGCGGTCGACATCGTCCACCCGGAGACCGGCGAGGTGCTGGTCGGTGCAGGTGAGGACCTCGGCGACGTCGAGATCCACCACCTCATCGCCTCGGGCGTCGAGTCGATCAAGGTGCGCACGGTCCTGACCTGCGATGCCAAGACCGGCACGTGCGCCAAGTGCTACGGCCGTTCGCTGGCCACCGGCAAGCTCGTCGACATCGGCGAGGCCGTCGGTACCATCGCGGCCCAGTCGATCGGTGAGCCCGGCACCCAGCTGACGATGCGTACCTTCCACACCGGTGGTGTGGCCGGTGACGACATCACCCACGGTCTGCCGCGCGTCGTCGAGCTCTTCGAGGCCCGTCAGCCCAAGGGCAAGGCGCCGATCACCGAGGCCGCCGGTCGTGTCACGATCGACGACTCGGACAAGGGCCGCAAGCTGGTCGTCACGCCGGACAACGGTGGCGAGCCGGTCGAGTACCCGGTCACCAAGCGTGCGCGCCTGCTGATCCAGGACAACGACACGGTCGAGGTCGGTCAGCAGCTGACGCACGGTACTCCGGATCCGCAGGAGGTTCTGCGCATCCTGGGTGTCCGCCGGGCTCAGGAGCACCTGGTCGACGAGGTCCAGGAGGTCTACCGCAGCCAGGGCGTGGCGATCCACGACAAGCACATCGAGATCATCGTTCGCCAGATGCTCCGTCGCGTGACGGTCATCGAGCAGGGCGACGCGCGACTGATCCCCGGCGACCTCGCGGACCGCGCGGTCTTCGAGGAGGAGAACCGCCGCGTGGTGGCCGAGGGCGGCACCCCTGCCTCCGGTCGTCCGGTCCTGATGGGCATCACGAAGGCCTCGCTGGCCGTCGAGTCCTGGCTGTCGGCCGCCTCCTTCCAGGAGACGACCCGCGTCCTCACCGAGGCCGCGATCCAGGGCAAGTCGGACTCGCTGCGCGGTCTGAAGGAGAACATCATCATCGGCAAGCTGATCCCGGCCGGCACCGGCCTGGAGCGGTACCGCAACATCCGGGTCGAGCCGACCGAGGAGGCGCGTCAGAACGCCTACGCGGTCACCGGCTACGACAGCTTCGACTACCAGTTCGGAGCATCGGACGCGGCGCCGGTGGCGTTGGACGACTACGACTTCAGCTTCGACAACTGAGTCACTGAGTCACCGCGAAGGGGCCCTGCCGATCCGGCAGGGCCCCTTCGTCATGCCCGGCGACGGGCTGGCGGCCGTCAGCGCAGCCGAGGACTGAGAGGCACGTCCATCCGCGGCGGGAGGGCCTCGTTGACGCCGCGGTCCCACACGTCCGGGTGCTCGCCGCGGTGGTAGGAGTCCTCCTGCGGATCACGGAACATCCAGGTGAGCCGCGGCTCGAAGACCGGGCGGAACACCGTGGCGACGGGCTTGGTCATCAGGACGTTGGCCACGATGATCGCCACGACGATGCAGCCCAGGACGGCGGTGGCGCCGTACGGCTCGATCCGCTCCCAGAGGCCGAAGTGCCGGTCGAGCCAGAGGATGACGAACCCGTGCAGCAGGTAGCAGTAGAAGGTGCGACCGCCCAGCGTCGTGGTCCAGGACCGCGCCCGAGGCACCAGCGAGAGCGCCGCCAGGGTGAGCACGAGCGCGATGACCAGCAGGGCCGCGCGCGTCGCGATGCCCTCGATCGGCCCGGCGTCGAGCTCGTCGTAGCGGGCCTTCCACAACAGCCAGGTCGTCGGCCAGCGGTCGGCCCAGGACTGGGCGTACAGCTGGCACAGGACGAACATCCCGACCAGCAGGACGGCGGCGGCCATCCGGATCCGGGCGCGGCCCAGGCGCAGGAACAGCGCGCGGTCGAAGTGCAGGCCGATGACGTAGAACGGCAGCAGGCCCAGGACCTTCGGCAGCGCGAGTACGTTCGGGATCTCGATGAGGCCCGACAGCAGCGAGATCAGCACGGCGGTGGTGATCGGATACTTCAGCGCCCGCCAGATCGGCGTGGTCAGCCGCCAGATGAACAGGGCGGCCAGGAACCAGCCGAGCCACTGCGGCGACAGGATCATCCAGTGCTCGGGCTCGCCGTCGTAGTGCCGTGTGATGAGCTGCAGGCCGGTCTCGACGATCAGATAGGGAACGATCAGCGTCGAGACGATGCGCCGGATCTGGCGGAAGTCGCCGACGTAGTGGCGCGCGGTGTAGCCCGAGATCAGGACGAAGAACGGCATGTGGAAGGCGTAGATCCACGTGTAGACGCCGCGGGCGGAGTCCATCACGACCAGCTCGGTCAGCGAGTGGCCGACGACCACCAGGAGCATCACCCAGTAGCGGGCGTTGTCCAGGTAGGCGACGCGCTCCTTGGGCGTGCTGGTGCTGATCGGCAGGGGGTCGAGTCGGCTCATCCCCGACGACTCTAGTTGCTCAGCCGCCCCATGACAGCCGGGAGAATCCGGGGGAAGGGCTCGCTCAGATCGTCGGGTCGACGAACAGCGCGAGGTAGTTGCCGCGCGCCGAGAGCGTGTGCACCGTGCGGATCCGGCGGCCGTCGGCCCCGGTGCCCCACGTCGTGATGATGACCTCGTTGAGGTCGGCCACGACGTCACGCTTCAGCGCCGCCTCCGGCACGCGGTCCTGGGTGAACGCGGTCGCGATCTCGGTCGCGATGGAGGCCCGCGGGGTCGTCATCGTCGCGAATGCCGGACGCTGCCCGGAGAGCAGGACGGTCGCACTGGTCGGCGGCGTGTAGCCGTCGAGGACCAGCTCGGGCGCGTCCTCGTCCATCTTCGGCCAGATCCAGCCGGTCTTCTCGGTCGTGTCATCGACCTGGGGCGGGTCCGCCAGATCCTCGGTCGAGCGCTCCTCCTGGCCGGTGCGCGGGTCGCCGACGTACGCCAGCGACAGCGTCATGACAGGCCGCTCGAGCGAGGCATAGTTGCCGGTCCGGGTCGGGACGCGGCCCGGGTCGACCGTCAGGACGACGTGCAGGTCGCGACCGCCGGGCGTGGTCCCGGTGACGTCGAGCTTGCAGCCCGTGATCCGCCGATCGGTGGCCTTGCAGTACGCGGCGAGGTCGTCCGTGACGATCTCGGCCTCGGGCAGCAGCACGGAGAGGTCGGCCAGCAACCGGCGCACGACCAGCGTGGGGTTGCCGTCGACCCGCATCAGGGAGACGAAGGTGTCCGGACGCGGCGGGTCGTCGAGGTCCTCGAAGAGGTCGCCCTCGGGCCGGGTGTTGAGCGTCGGCGTGGGGGTCGGCTCGGACGTGGGCTCGGTGCCCTCGTTCTCCTCGGCCTCCTCGAGCGCCTGCTCGGCACGCGCGGCGTCCAGTTCGGGCTTGTACGTGTCGATGAGCCGCTCGCTGCGGTAGCGGACCAGCGGGCCGAGCTGGGTCGCCCCGGCGGGCACGCTGAGGCCGTAGCCGATCGGGCTCGCGGGACCTGACTCGTGCGAGTCGATCTCCGGGGGAGTGGTCGTGCGGTCGGCGCTGGGGATCGCCCCGTTGGAGGTGCAACCGGTCAAGGTCAGCAGCGCCGCTGTCGCGGCGATGGCGGCAGTCAGACGACGCATCGAATCCCTCGGTAGATGTTGGACCTCCCAAGGCTACCGGGTGGCGTCGTATGGTTCTTTCCATGTTCGCGCCGAGCCAGCCCGAGACCATCTTCACCTATGGCGCGCCCGCGCTGAAGTTCGGACCGGGGGCGCGGCACGAGATCGCGCACGACTTGGGCCGGTTCTCGGCGCGCCGGGTCCTGCTGGTGACGGACGCCGGGGTCGCGGCCACGGGCGCGCCGCAGGAGCTCGCCGACCGGATCGAGGCCACGGGCGTCGAGGCCGTCGTGTTCGACGGGACGCGCGTCGAACCGACGGACGCCAGCCTCATCACGGCGATCGACTTCGCCCGCTCCCACGGCCCGTTCGACGTGGTGATCGCGTTCGGCGGTGGCAGCAGCATCGACACCGCCAAGGCGGTCAACCTGCTGCTGACCAACGAGGGCGAGCTGATGGACTACGTCAACGTCCCGGTCGGCCGCGGTCAGGCGCCGGCCAAGCCGCTGCTGCCGCTCATCGCCGTCCCGACCACCACGGGCACCGGCAGCGAGAGCACGACGATCTGCGTCCTCGACGTCGTGGCGCAGCACGTGAAGACGGGCATCTCGCACGCCGCGCTGCGTCCGACCTACGCGGTGGTCGACCCCGAGCTGACGATCACGCAGCCCGCGGGCGTCACGGCCGCGTCGGGACTGGACATCCTGTGCCACGCGCTGGAGAGCTACACGGCGCGCCCCTTCACCTCCTACGAGGCCAAGGCGCCCCAGGAGCGCGTGCCGTACTGCGGCTCCAACCCCATCGCCGACCTGTGGGCCGAGAAGGCGCTGACCCTCATGAGCACGGCGTTCCGCGAGGCCGTCCGCCACGGCGACGACGTGGCCGCGCGCGAGCAGATGGCGATGGCGGCGACCTTCGCCGGCCTGGGGTTCGGCAACGCCGGCGTGCACATCCCGCACGCCAACGCGTACCCGATCGCCGGGCAGGTCGGTGACTTCCACCCGGACGACTACCCGAAGCCGGACGGCACGACCGGCCACGGCCTGGTGCCCCACGGCATGGCCGTCTCCATCACCGCTCCGGCGGCGTTCCGGTTCACGTTCGAGGCCGCGCCGGACCGGCACGTGCGCGCAGCCCGGCTGCTGGATCCGGACGCCGTGATGACCGACGACCCGGCCGAGCTGCTGCCCACCGTGCTAACGCAGGTGATGCGCGACGTGGGCATCCCCTCCGGGCTCGCCGAGCTCGGGTTCGGCCAGTCCGACCTGCCCTCGCTGGCCGAGGGCACCCTGAAGCAGCAGCGACTGCTGGCGACCGCCCCGCGCGAGGTCACCGAGGACGACGTCGTGACGATCCTGTCCGGCTCGGTCGAGCTGTGGTGACGGCGCGCGCGTGACGGCACGTCCCACCGCCACCGACCGGGTGTTCGCGCTCCTGCGCGAGCGCATCGTCGGCGGCGAGCTGGCTGCGGGGTCGCAGCACTCGATCTACCGGCTCTCCGAGCAGCTGGACGTGTCGCGCACGCCGGTGCGCGAGGCGGTGCTGCGACTGGCGGACCTGGGTCTGGTCGAGGTCGAGCGCAATCGCGGCATCCGCATCCGCGGCGTGACGGTCTCCGACGTGCGGGAGGTGTTCGAGCTGCGGCTCCTGCTGGAGGTGCCTGCCGCCGCGGCCGCAGCCAGTCGGGCCGATCAGGGACTCCGGTCCGCGCTGGCCGCCAACATCGACGTCACCCGCGAGCATGCGCGGGCGGGTCGCGAGGCCGACTTCACGCAGGTGGACCGGGACTTCCACGCCCTGGTCGCCTCCGCGTCGCAGAACACCCGGCTCGAGGCCGAGGTGGCGCGATTGCGGGACTCGATCCAGGCCCGCGGCGTCTCGACGTTCGGCCGCTCGCGCCCGCTGGCCGAGGTCGTCGCCGAGCACGCGCCGGTGGCCGATGCCATCGGGCGCGGCGAGCCCGAGCAGGCCGCCGTCGCGATGGCCGACCATCTCGAACACACCGGGACGCTGCTGATGGGCCAGGTGTCGGGTCCCGGCGAGGTCGTCGACCCCCGGTGGGCCGCGCCCGTGCGTGCGGCCGTCTCGGCGGCAGGCAGTAGCATGCTACTGACGGACGAACCCGACGAAGGACCGCGATGACCACGCCCCGCCTGGACGACCGCCTCGACACCACCGGTGACGTCGTGGCGGCACTCGAGCGAGCCGGCGTGCGCGACGTGGACTCGTCCTCCCTGGCGCGCGCGCTCTACAGCTCGGACGCCTCGCTCTACCGCGTCGAGCCCACGGTCGTCGTGCGGCCGCACGACCTCGACGAGATCCATGCCGTGGTGGAGGCGTGCCGGACGACGGGGACGCCGCTGACGTCGCGCGGCGCGGGCACCTCGATCGCCGGCAACGCGATCGGGACCGGCGTGGTGCTCGACTTCTCGCGGCACATGAACCGGATCATCGCGATCGACGAGGCCACCCGCACCGCCGAGGTGCAGCCCGGCGTCGTGCATGCCGCCCTGCAGCGCGTGGCGGCCCCGCTGGGGTTGCGCTACGGCCCCGACCCCTCGACCCACACTCGCTGCACGGTCGGCGGCATGATCGGCAACAACGCGTGCGGCAACCGCGCGCTGGGCTACGGCCGCAGCGCCGACAACGTCGCGGCGCTCGACCTGCTGACGCTGGCGGGGGAGCGGTTCCAGGTCGGCCGGGACGTCGCGGTGACGTCCGACCGGCTGGAGGGCCTGCGCTCGCTGGTCGGCGCCAACCTCTCGACCGTCCGCACCGAGTTCGGCCGGTTCGGTCGCCAGGTGTCGGGCTACAGCCTCGAGCACCTGCTGCCCGAGCGTGGCTTTGACGTCGCCTCGTTCATGGCCGGCACCGAGGGCACGCTCGCCGTGACCCTGGGCGCCACCGTCGACCTCGTGCGGGACGCGCCGGTGCGCCACCTGGTGGTGCTGTCCTTCCCGTCCATGGCCGAGGCCGCCGACCACGTCCCGGCGATCCTGCCCTTCGAGCCGATCGCCTGCGAGGGACTGGGCGGGCGCATCGTCGAGGTCTACCGCGCGGCCCACGGCGCCTCCTCGGTCCCGGACCTGCCGAGCGGCGACGGGTTCCTCTACGTCGAGCTCGCGGGTGACGACGCCGCCGAGCTGCAGGCCCAGGCCGACCGAGTCGTCCGCGCCTCGGGAGCCCTGGGGCACCGCCACGTCACGTCGCCGATCGAGCAGTCGGTGCTGTGGCGGATCCGCGAGGAGGGCGCCGGCCTGGCGTCGCGGGCCTGGGATCGTCCGGCGCTGGCCGGCTGGGAGGACGCCGCGGTCCCGCCGGAGCACCTCGGCCGGTACCTGCGGGAGTTCGAGGACCTGCTCGTCCAGCACGACCTGCACGGCACGCTGTTCGGTCACTTCGGCGACGGCTGCGTCCACGTGCGCATCGACTTCCCCCTCGACGCGCCGGACGGGCATCGGGGCTTCCGCTCCTTCCTCACCGACGCGGCCACCCTCGCGGCGAGCCACGGCGGATCGTTCTCCGGCGAGCACGGCGACGGCCGCGCCCGCTCCGAGCTGCTGCCGCTGATGTACTCGCCCGAGGCCATCGGCCTGTTCGAGCAGGTCAAGCACGTCTTCGATCCCGAGGACCTGCTGAACCCGGGCGTGCTGGTCCGGCCCCGGCCGGTGGAATCCGACCTGCGCGGCCTGGGCGCCGGGTGGCCCCCGGGCCTGCCGGCGGGCCGCAAGGGCCTGCGGCTGTTGCACGACGACGGCGACTTCGGCGCTGCGGTGCACCGGTGCACCGGCGTGGGCAAGTGCCTCGCCGCGCCGGCCTCGGGCGTCATGTGCCCCTCCTTCCAGGCGACCCGCAACGAGAAGGACTCCACCCGCGGCCGGGCCCGCGTGCTGCAGGAGATGGTCGATGGCCGGCTCGTGGACGGCGGCTGGTCCAGCCCGGAGGTCCACGAGGCGCTCGACCTGTGCCTGTCGTGCAAGGGCTGCGTGGGCGACTGCCCCACCGGCGTCGACATGGCGACCTACAAGTCCGAGGTCCTGCACCAGACCTATCGCGGCCGACTGCGTCCGCGCAGCCACTACATCCTGGGCCGGCTGCCGTTCTGGGCGCGGCTCACGGCCCCGATCGCCCAACTGGCGAACCTCGCCCTGCGGATGCCGGGCCTGGCGCACGTGGGCCGCTGGATCGCGGGCGTCGACCAGCGGCGCAGCCTGCCGCAGTTCGCCACGCGCACGTTCTCGAAGGTCGCCGCCGATGAGCGCACCAGCACCGGGGGCGACCCCGTGCTGCTGTGGGCCGACTCCTTCACCGAGTACTTCTCCACGGACGCGGGGCGCGCCGCGGTCCGCCTGCTGGAGGCCGCGGGGTACGAGATCCGGCTGCTCGAGCGCCAGCAGTGCTGTGGCCTGACCTGGATCTCGACCGGACAGCTGGACCACGCCGCCGAGCTGGCCGCCGCCGCGGTCGACCAGCTGCATCCCTACGTCGAGGCGGGCATCCCCGTCGTGGGTCTGGAGCCCTCGTGCCTCGCGGTGCTGCGCACCGACGCGGTCGAGCTCGTGGACGACGCTCGCGCCGCCGAGGTGGCGAAGGGCGTGTTCACGCTCGCCGAGCTGCTCGCCGACCGCGAGGAGCTCGAGGTGCCCGACCTGTCCGGCCAGACCGTCGTGGTCCAGCCGCACTGCCACCAGGCGTCGGTCCTGGGCTTCGATGCCGACCTGCGGCTGCTGTCGCGCACGGGCGCCCATGTGGTGCGAGTCGGCGGCTGCTGCGGACTGGCAGGCAACTTCGGCGTCGAGAAGGGCCACTACGAGGTCTCGGTCGCCGTGGCGGAGACGCAGTTGCTGCCGGCCGTGCGCGAGGCCGGACCCGACGCGATCGTCGTCGCCGACGGCTTCAGCTGCCGGATGCAGCTCGACGACCTCGCCGACGTCCGCGCCGTGCACCTGGCCCAGCTGCTGCTGGGGGAGCGCTGACCGAGGGCCGGGCGACCGGAAGGATGAGCCCATGGAAGATCCGCTGATCCTGCTCGGCCGCGAGATGGCCGGCTTCGCCGTGCTGGTCGGCGAGACCGAGGGCGACGAGCCCGAGGTCGCCGGCGACGGGATCTCGGAGGTCGTCCGGGTGTACGGGCACCGGATGACGGCCCGCGGGCAGCGCCCCGACGTCCGCGCGCCCCACCGGTAGCGCCGCGGCCTACCTGGCCGGGCCGCGCGTCCCCTGACCCGGACCGCGTCCTCACGAGGACGCGATTTGTCCCGACGAGGCGGGCTCAGGTAAGATGGGGAGCCGTGCCCGACGTGAGTCGGCGCGACGTTCGAACGGACAAGGGCCCCTGGCCCGATGATCCGTGACCACGGCGGTCGGATACCGCCGCGGTGGAGATCGAGGAAGACCTGCGAGGCGGCATGCGCGCCCGCGATGTAACGGGAGAATTCTCCCAGGAAGAGGCATAGTGCCCACCATCAACCAGCTTGTCCGCAAGGGCCGCCAGAGCAAGGTCGTCAAGACCAACACGCCGGCCCTCAAGGGTTCGCCCCAGCGGCGCGGCGTGTGCACCCGCGTGTACACCACGACCCCGAAGAAGCCGAACTCCGCGCTGCGCAAGGTCGCCCGCGTCCGGCTCTCCAGTGGCACCGAGGTGACCGCCTACATCCCCGGCGAGGGCCACAACCTGCAGGAGCACTCGATCGTGCTCGTTCGCGGTGGTCGTGTGAAGGACCTCCCCGGTGTTCGCTACAAGATCATTCGCGGCTCGCTCGACACCCAGGGTGTCAAGGGTCGCAAGCAGGCTCGCAGCCGTTACGGCGCGAAGAAGGAGAAGAGCTGATGCCTCGTAAGGGTCCCGCTCCGAAGCGTCCGATCGAGACTGATCCCGTCTACGGCAGCCAGCTGGTCACCCAGCTGATCAACAAGGTTCTGTTCGACGGCAAGAAGCAGGTCGCGCAGCGCATCGTCTACACCGCCCTCGAGGGCACGCGTGAGAAGTCCGGCACCGATCCGGTCATCACGCTCAAGCGCGCGCTCGACAACGTCAAGCCCGCCCTGGAGGTCAAGAGCCGCCGTGTCGGTGGCGCCACCTACCAGGTGCCGGTCGACGTCCGTCCGAACCGTCAGACCACCCTCGCCCTGCGCTGGCTCGTCAAGTACAGCGCCGAGCGTCGCGAGAAGACCATGGCCGAGCGCCTCATGAACGAGCTGCTCGACGCCAGCAACGGTCTCGGTGCCAGCGTGAAGAAGCGCGAGGACACCCACAAGATGGCCGAAGCCAACAAGGCGTTCGCCCACTACCGCTGGTGATCCTGGGCGCAACGTCGTTGCGCTCTCCCACCGAACCACTTCTGTAAAGGCTGATCCACACGTGGCAACCGACATCACCACCGACCTGACCAAGGTCCGCAACATCGGCATCATGGCGCACATCGATGCCGGTAAGACCACCACCACCGAGCGCATCCTGTTCTACACCGGCATCACCTACAAGATCGGTGAGGTCCACGAGGGCGGCGCCACGATGGACTGGATGGAGCAGGAGCAGGAGCGCGGCATCACGATCACGTCCGCCGCGACGACCTGCTGGTGGAAGAAGCACCAGATCAACATCATCGACACC
This region includes:
- a CDS encoding acyltransferase family protein; its protein translation is MSRLDPLPISTSTPKERVAYLDNARYWVMLLVVVGHSLTELVVMDSARGVYTWIYAFHMPFFVLISGYTARHYVGDFRQIRRIVSTLIVPYLIVETGLQLITRHYDGEPEHWMILSPQWLGWFLAALFIWRLTTPIWRALKYPITTAVLISLLSGLIEIPNVLALPKVLGLLPFYVIGLHFDRALFLRLGRARIRMAAAVLLVGMFVLCQLYAQSWADRWPTTWLLWKARYDELDAGPIEGIATRAALLVIALVLTLAALSLVPRARSWTTTLGGRTFYCYLLHGFVILWLDRHFGLWERIEPYGATAVLGCIVVAIIVANVLMTKPVATVFRPVFEPRLTWMFRDPQEDSYHRGEHPDVWDRGVNEALPPRMDVPLSPRLR
- a CDS encoding hydroxyacid-oxoacid transhydrogenase, with the protein product MFAPSQPETIFTYGAPALKFGPGARHEIAHDLGRFSARRVLLVTDAGVAATGAPQELADRIEATGVEAVVFDGTRVEPTDASLITAIDFARSHGPFDVVIAFGGGSSIDTAKAVNLLLTNEGELMDYVNVPVGRGQAPAKPLLPLIAVPTTTGTGSESTTICVLDVVAQHVKTGISHAALRPTYAVVDPELTITQPAGVTAASGLDILCHALESYTARPFTSYEAKAPQERVPYCGSNPIADLWAEKALTLMSTAFREAVRHGDDVAAREQMAMAATFAGLGFGNAGVHIPHANAYPIAGQVGDFHPDDYPKPDGTTGHGLVPHGMAVSITAPAAFRFTFEAAPDRHVRAARLLDPDAVMTDDPAELLPTVLTQVMRDVGIPSGLAELGFGQSDLPSLAEGTLKQQRLLATAPREVTEDDVVTILSGSVELW
- a CDS encoding GntR family transcriptional regulator yields the protein MTARPTATDRVFALLRERIVGGELAAGSQHSIYRLSEQLDVSRTPVREAVLRLADLGLVEVERNRGIRIRGVTVSDVREVFELRLLLEVPAAAAAASRADQGLRSALAANIDVTREHARAGREADFTQVDRDFHALVASASQNTRLEAEVARLRDSIQARGVSTFGRSRPLAEVVAEHAPVADAIGRGEPEQAAVAMADHLEHTGTLLMGQVSGPGEVVDPRWAAPVRAAVSAAGSSMLLTDEPDEGPR
- a CDS encoding FAD-binding and (Fe-S)-binding domain-containing protein yields the protein MTTPRLDDRLDTTGDVVAALERAGVRDVDSSSLARALYSSDASLYRVEPTVVVRPHDLDEIHAVVEACRTTGTPLTSRGAGTSIAGNAIGTGVVLDFSRHMNRIIAIDEATRTAEVQPGVVHAALQRVAAPLGLRYGPDPSTHTRCTVGGMIGNNACGNRALGYGRSADNVAALDLLTLAGERFQVGRDVAVTSDRLEGLRSLVGANLSTVRTEFGRFGRQVSGYSLEHLLPERGFDVASFMAGTEGTLAVTLGATVDLVRDAPVRHLVVLSFPSMAEAADHVPAILPFEPIACEGLGGRIVEVYRAAHGASSVPDLPSGDGFLYVELAGDDAAELQAQADRVVRASGALGHRHVTSPIEQSVLWRIREEGAGLASRAWDRPALAGWEDAAVPPEHLGRYLREFEDLLVQHDLHGTLFGHFGDGCVHVRIDFPLDAPDGHRGFRSFLTDAATLAASHGGSFSGEHGDGRARSELLPLMYSPEAIGLFEQVKHVFDPEDLLNPGVLVRPRPVESDLRGLGAGWPPGLPAGRKGLRLLHDDGDFGAAVHRCTGVGKCLAAPASGVMCPSFQATRNEKDSTRGRARVLQEMVDGRLVDGGWSSPEVHEALDLCLSCKGCVGDCPTGVDMATYKSEVLHQTYRGRLRPRSHYILGRLPFWARLTAPIAQLANLALRMPGLAHVGRWIAGVDQRRSLPQFATRTFSKVAADERTSTGGDPVLLWADSFTEYFSTDAGRAAVRLLEAAGYEIRLLERQQCCGLTWISTGQLDHAAELAAAAVDQLHPYVEAGIPVVGLEPSCLAVLRTDAVELVDDARAAEVAKGVFTLAELLADREELEVPDLSGQTVVVQPHCHQASVLGFDADLRLLSRTGAHVVRVGGCCGLAGNFGVEKGHYEVSVAVAETQLLPAVREAGPDAIVVADGFSCRMQLDDLADVRAVHLAQLLLGER
- the rpsL gene encoding 30S ribosomal protein S12; this translates as MPTINQLVRKGRQSKVVKTNTPALKGSPQRRGVCTRVYTTTPKKPNSALRKVARVRLSSGTEVTAYIPGEGHNLQEHSIVLVRGGRVKDLPGVRYKIIRGSLDTQGVKGRKQARSRYGAKKEKS
- the rpsG gene encoding 30S ribosomal protein S7, with product MPRKGPAPKRPIETDPVYGSQLVTQLINKVLFDGKKQVAQRIVYTALEGTREKSGTDPVITLKRALDNVKPALEVKSRRVGGATYQVPVDVRPNRQTTLALRWLVKYSAERREKTMAERLMNELLDASNGLGASVKKREDTHKMAEANKAFAHYRW